GTCTTCTTCAAAGGCTGTGTATATTTGCAACTTCTGAAATCTGGAGATTGAGGTGTTTAGATATCGCTACTCATGATGACGCTGATCTTGCAAGTACTACTGCAGCCGCAAATCAGCCATCATACACCTCGGCCTGCATAAAGGCTTCCCCTTATCACATATCCAAGCTTGAACCAGTCAACGTTCCAAAGATACAACGCGTAATACGCTGCGACCTTAGTTCAATTGTGGCCGGTAAAGGGTGATCCGAAAGAGCTCACAATGATTATGATTTCCTTAGTTCGCCGACAGAAAGATCCAAGAGAACATGCTGTTTctctatttatatttctCAGCAAACGAGCCTTAACATTACACGCTCAACTCTACTATAGATCAGCAACTAATTGTTAGACCTTGAGGATTCACAATATGATTCACAAAGCCATTCCTTTATCTTTTTCCCAAGGCTGGATAGCAGCACCTTAATCCTTTAGATTACACATAAGCATCCCCCTGGCAGCGCGCGAAGTTGTTAATAGATTTTCTTCTGTATCATTTAATACTGAAATAAATCGTGAAGAGGTTTAGTAGCACAGTGCGCAGCTTTCGCGTAAGAGGTTCGGTTGCCTCATAGCCGAGGCAAATATAATATGCCAGGGATTACCGAGGCTACGAGCCCTGGGTTGACGTGGCGAATACTCGGCAACAGCTGGACATAGAGCTTCCGATCCCTAATAGTTGTTTGGATATATGGGAGGTGAATAGTGAAAAGACGATTATGATTATCTTTCTTCAAATAGGCAGGCAAGCCATGTTGTTCCACTGTGAGCAAAATTATGCTTCCAAGACTTTCATTACTTTGTGGAACACGTGAATCTGGTCCAACTATAGTCAGATATCCAAATAGAGTAAAACTGGCCTTCTACTGAACTGCTCAGGatttcaaggtcaaggagctcTGAGAGACCTGAACTTTCAATAGCCAGGCCTAGGCATCGCAGATCCCAATGTACTGCCGATTGATTGAGTTTCTTCCTTCAAACTATAATATGAACCTTTTGCTTAAGAAAGGTAGTTGCCGAGGGTCTTACCGGGAGCAGCGTTCAAACTGCTGTCCCCGGTCACCTGTATCGCCATTCTGATCGTGACACGTGAGGTCGTTCTCGGAAAGCCCACTGTAGTTCAGGGATCTCTGTGATACTGATGATTAAGCTATCCGATTCAACATAATCTTTCTCATCATGCCATCTTCGCCGCAACCTGCACAGGATGGCGACGGTATAGGGAACAAGCGGAAAAGAGACGATCAACCACCAGACTCTTCTTCGAAGCGAGCTGCTCCTCAAGCCTGCCTGTCCTGTCGAAGCCGTAAAGTCCGCTGTGATGTAACCATACAAGGCCAGCCATGTACCAATTGTCGCCTTGATAACCTGGGTTGCGTACTTGGCAAGCCTCGTAGAGCTGTAACGAACAGGACAGGGAACAGAACATCTGAGCGGTCGAATGCCGGCGAAGACTTTCCTGTCTCTCTCACGTTTGAAGGTAGGGGGGAATATAAAGAGCTCCGACTTGATTATGACTTTGGTTCTAACAATGCTTTGCAGGTCTAGAAGATGTTTCACAGGACGATGCTATGCAGGGAGACAGCGACAACATCCCCGGCGTCGCCCCCATTCAGCTACCTCTGAATCCGCCTGGCGACTGCACGCAGACGCTGCCACAGTACATACGGCCTCTTCCGCCGCATCTAAAACCCATCGATACGGAATATCTTACCGGCAAAGGCTGCCTGAGGATTCCCGACGATGACCTCCAACGCGAGCTGTTTCGGCTTTACATACTATACGTACATCCTTTCATGCCAGTAGTCGACCTACCAGACGTTCTCTCGTCTGTGGCCCGGCGTGATGCCAGCTCGCAAGTCAGCCTACTTCTCTTCCAGGCCATCATGTTTGCTGCCGTAGTCTACATTGACTCCGAATACTGTACCGAGAGGGGGTACGAGAATCGCAAGGCAATGCGAAAGGAGTTCTTTGAGAAAGTTCGCCTTCTTTACCATCTCGATACAGACCCCGATCGCATCGCTCGTCTACAAGCCCTTCTTCTGATGACATACTGGTACGAGAGGGCTGATGACGAAAAGGACACTTGGCATTGGACAGGGATAGCACTGTCGCAGATTCATGTTATGGGGATACATCGGAGTCCCGAGCAACTTGGCATCAGCCCCAAAGCGAAACGTGGACGTAAGAGGATCTGGTGGTCTTGCTACGTACGGGATCGACTTCTAGCGTTGGGTATTCGGAGACCGGCTCGGATAAGGCCCGATACGTTCAACGTCCCTGAGCTGACAATAGGGGACTTGGATATGGAGCCCTTCGATGATGCTGTCATAAGTTTCCTCGGGAACCCGCAGATGATAGACTCTGCAACTCAGAGGGGTCTGATGCTGTGCTTTCTCGAGCTGACAAAACTGTGCGTGCACATCGGGGATATTCTGTTCAGTCAGTATTCAATCCTGAACAACGACATCTCAAAGGTGGATGAAAAGATCACTATGATGGTTGTACCCAAGAAATCCGCCCAGCAGATGCAAGACATGGAGAAGTGCGACCTCAAGCTGCGCGACTGGATACAGAATCTGGAATCACTTTGTCGTTATAAGGCGGGCCAGTCTCGCGAAACAACACAAAGTCACTCAGccttgcatctgcatcaggCTCTATTGCACATGATATACCTCACTTCAACAGCCATTCTTCACCGCCCCCAGGCACAGCGGTTGGACGACAGTTCCGGGAATGATATAACCACCAGGAGGTCCGCCGATAAGATTGCTGATGCCGCTGGAGGCATCACCCAAGTTGCATATGACTTGCACCAGGGAGACCAACTACGGTTCGCGTCCACCTCGGCCATTCCTGCACTTCTATCTGCTATACTGATACACCTCAACGACATTGCCTCCTCGCGGCAAGATGCTCGCTATGCTTCTATCGGCCAGTTCTATCAGTGCTGGCAGGCTATACAGTCTCTTAGGGATATGTACGCCTCTGCAGATCACGTCATATGGTTTCTTGAAGCTGTTATTCAGCGAACCAATGTCAACATCCCAATGCTGAGCCTGGCTCCTTCAAAGAATTCGAGACGACGAAAACCTTTGCAAAGAAAGCAGCAGGTCAGAAAAGGCGATATAGAGACTGTTATGGGTAGTCAGGCTACTAAAGTCAGGGATAGAACAGCGTTGAACCCGCCAAACTCGCTGATTACACCGGAGACTACGGGGGCCGTAGGTGTCGGTACACAGTCCCTTGGAGAAAGCTCGACACTACTACCCATAGATGCCGGCAACATGGAGAATCAATTCTTCGTTGATCCATGGACTGACTTCGACGCCGAGGCAAACCTTTTGCAAGCCTTGGTTCACTTTGACGCCGATCCTAACTTCTTTCCTGTCACCAATATGGGGCCACAGCAGAGGGAAATATTGCCCTTGCAGAGTACATATTATTAAGCACCTATCAGTAGAATGCAAGGCAAAGGGGAACACAGACATTGTAGTAAacaattattattataataagccatGTGCTGATAAAATATAACGCTGATCTATTCACCAGTATGTCTATACAGACGTTCATGCGACGCTTATCATGTTTGGAGTGCCTGATTTCTCTACACTCAATTATCCAACTAGGACTACTACCCCGGATTACCAAACCGCCCCCGGATACCCCGGATTACCCCAGAATCTCGCAACCAATAGGCTCTAGAGATCTCAGGCTCTTGGCTTACCCCGAGGTCTTGAAGAATCGCGAAGATCTAAACTAAGCTTTTCGCTAGCATGTATAATACCGAAGATCCGTTTTGCCCGAGGCGGAGCAATGCCACTGATGGAGTCTGAGCGCCGAGGCCGTTGCCCAGTCTCAGAACATCGTGGTACTGACAAGGTCTTGGTGGCTGTCTAGATATTGACCGTGAATACATAAATGTCAGAGCGGACTTATCTCTTGTCCGAAATTTATAATTCCATTTACTCTGTTGAAACAACTTTCTTGAAAAGAACATCCTAATAAGTCGACATAATGGATCGTGAAAAAACAAATGACACCAGCCTTCGAAAAGCCTCCATCATGGAAGGTGATGCAATCGTTCCTCGACTCAGTCCACGCATCATATTCATAATAAttttccttggcttcggcTCTGCATCCATGGGGTATGCCTCTTCTATCATTGCCACCACCCTCTCCCAGCCATCGTGGTATGCAACCATGAAACTGGGCGCAACGTCAGACGTGACTGCACTTATAGGGGCCACCAACGGCGGCTACTACGCCGGAGGAGCCTTTGGATCAATCTTCAGTGGCTACTTTGCACACAAATACGGGCGTAAGAAGTCTGCTGCTCTTGCGGCACTGATCATCCTCATATCGAGTTCTCTTATAGCGGCCTCTTATCATATCGCCATGTTCATCACTTTCAGGGTCTTCCAGGGATGGGGATCGTTTCAGATGTTGTCTACAATTCCTATGTGGATGGCTGAGTTGGTCCCTCCTCACAGGAGAGGCATGTTAGTACAGATCCACCCAGCCATGATCAATACTGGATACACCGTTGCATCCTATACTGGTGTCGGGTTCTTTTACTACACCGGTGGCGGGAAGGACACTTGGCGTGGACCTCTGGGGCTTGCAGGACTGTTCCCTCTACTGCTTTTGCTTGGAATTTACTGGATCCCAGAATCACCCCGGTATCTGTTATTCAACGATCGGAAGGAGGAGGCTTGGGACGTCCTTCGACATCTTCATTCAGACCCAAGAGATCCCAACCATCTCTTTGCGAAGAATGAACTAGATCAAATCGAGCGGCAAGTTCAGCTCGATAACGCAGAGTCTGCTAAGTCTATCTCCGGGAACTACGTCAAGATCTTCCAGCGAGCTTCTTTCAGAAAGCGGTTCGTCATGAccatcttcttgacttttGCGCAGATGAGCTCCGGTGCTTTGGTTGTAAACAGTAAGTTCTCCCCAAACAGCTCTTTACGCCCATAGTAGGAATGCTAGAGGCCTGATACTAACTTTTCTCACTAGACTATGGTGGCTTGATCTACAAGAGCCTCGGGTTCAGCAATTCTGCGGTTCTTCAAATGCAGGGCGGCTATCAATTATGTGGATGGGTTATGAACACCGCGAACATGTTTTTCATCGACAGGTTTCCACGAAACAAGTTGATGTGCTTGGGATTTGCCACTTGCGGAATTACCGTTATTATTGAGGCTGCTCTTCAGAAGCACTATCTCGGGACGGCCTACCAGCCAGGACTGATTGCATGCACGgcatttctcttcctcaacgtcACATGCTTCGGCTTATTTGTAGAAGGTCCAGGTTTCACTTACATTGCAGAGATATGGCCTACCTTTCTCAGAGGCGAGGGCTATGCTCTTGGGATGTGCAGTCTTTGTGTAACGAGCATCATCTGGCTTCAGTCAGCACCCACCGCCTTCGAGACGATCGGTTGGAAGTTCTATATCATCTTCATTGTCATTGATGCTATTGCTGCGGTTGTTGTATG
The window above is part of the Fusarium musae strain F31 chromosome 6, whole genome shotgun sequence genome. Proteins encoded here:
- a CDS encoding hypothetical protein (antiSMASH:Cluster_6.1); this encodes MPSSPQPAQDGDGIGNKRKRDDQPPDSSSKRAAPQACLSCRSRKVRCDVTIQGQPCTNCRLDNLGCVLGKPRRAVTNRTGNRTSERSNAGEDFPVSLTFEGLEDVSQDDAMQGDSDNIPGVAPIQLPLNPPGDCTQTLPQYIRPLPPHLKPIDTEYLTGKGCLRIPDDDLQRELFRLYILYVHPFMPVVDLPDVLSSVARRDASSQVSLLLFQAIMFAAVVYIDSEYCTERGYENRKAMRKEFFEKVRLLYHLDTDPDRIARLQALLLMTYWYERADDEKDTWHWTGIALSQIHVMGIHRSPEQLGISPKAKRGRKRIWWSCYVRDRLLALGIRRPARIRPDTFNVPELTIGDLDMEPFDDAVISFLGNPQMIDSATQRGLMLCFLELTKLCVHIGDILFSQYSILNNDISKVDEKITMMVVPKKSAQQMQDMEKCDLKLRDWIQNLESLCRYKAGQSRETTQSHSALHLHQALLHMIYLTSTAILHRPQAQRLDDSSGNDITTRRSADKIADAAGGITQVAYDLHQGDQLRFASTSAIPALLSAILIHLNDIASSRQDARYASIGQFYQCWQAIQSLRDMYASADHVIWFLEAVIQRTNVNIPMLSLAPSKNSRRRKPLQRKQQVRKGDIETVMGSQATKVRDRTALNPPNSLITPETTGAVGVGTQSLGESSTLLPIDAGNMENQFFVDPWTDFDAEANLLQALVHFDADPNFFPVTNMGPQQREILPLQSTYY